Proteins encoded together in one Penicillium digitatum chromosome 1, complete sequence window:
- a CDS encoding WD domain-containing protein, whose translation MPLPPSPLKLSHRYPSAPDDSPISPGTSGNSFSLESPRSPRIPRLSAPPSPIASRRNSNAMSGSRRESGDFSGTVDTGGGGLGNLADELADAWGEEEDGYGYASGQDISRAGSQQMGHSDGEEIYMQSAHSVRSRSPSLSPARDSHNLSRNKHRATHLRQHRRQESQYDGSDYGPDSDLEEADISPALENQLAEIESLARRGIENNGSESDRVIQRTVESLKDLGGQSGIENSAMRLITAHSSITSHLTHQTRALQSLVHPLLFSPFPLLSDDAIDSLMPLIDEGLLPNLPYPFSEQQDSRSTTPQSSAQDPLASLQALISQTAEITHTLRGLSDTLYESRQLTSTASRRLRSARELVADIRREEDSREEGSRWIERGEWDRRLKDREAGKVCGDVVSGFEAVCGEWREKLFGANPEVAAA comes from the exons ATGCCCCTCCCTCCATCTCCCCTGAAACTCTCACACCGCTACCCATCAGCCCCAGACGACTCACCTATCTCCCCTGGAACATCTGGGAATTCGTTTTCACTTGAAAGCCCTCGGTCGCCGCGGATACCCCGATTATCTGCACCACCGTCTCCCATCGCGTCCCGCCGTAACTCTAACGCCATGAGTGGGTCCCGCAGAGAATCCGGAGACTTCTCTGGCACCGTTGATACGGGCGGTGGAGGACTGGGAAACCTAGCCGATGAGCTAGCAGATGCATggggagaagaggaagatggaTATGGATATGCGTCAGGCCAGGACATTAGTCGTGCGGGATCACAGCAAATGGGTCACAGTGATGGAGAAGAGATATATATGCAATCAGCGCACAGCGTGCGCTCCCGGTCACCTTCCCTCTCACCAGCAAGAGATTCGCACAATCTGTCAAGGAATAAACACCGTGCAACCCATTTGCGGCAGCACCGCCGGCAGGAGTCACAATATGATGGCTCTGATTATGGGCCTGATTCCGATCTGGAAGAGGCGGATATCTCTCCCGCCTTGGAAAACCAATTGGCTGAGATTGAGAGTCTCGCTCGACGGGGTATAGAGAATAATGGAAGCGAAAGTGACCGTGTCATTCAGCGAACGGTCGAGTCATTGAAAGATCTTGGTGGACAAAGTGGGATTGAGAACAGTGCTATGAG ACTTATCACCGCTCATTCCTCAATCACATCACATCTCACCCACCAAACCCGCGCCCTCCAATCCCTCGTCCACCCActcctcttctctccatTCCCTCTCCTTTCCGACGATGCCATCGACTCTCTCATGCCCCTCATCGACGAAGGATTGTTGCCAAATCTCCCTTACCCCTTCTCAGAACAACAAGACTCTCGATCAACAACCCCTCAGTCATCCGCACAAGACCCCCTGGCCTCTCTCCAAGCCCTCATTTCGCAAACCGCAGAGATCACACACACACTTCGCGGCTTAAGCGACACCCTCTATGAGTCGAGACAATTGACTTCAACAGCGTCCCGTCGGTTACGCTCTGCGCGAGAACTCGTCGCTGATATTCGGCGAGAAGAAGATAGTCGCGAAGAGGGATCGCGATGGATCGAGCGCGGTGAGTGGGACCGTCGGCTCAAAGACCGAGAGGCTGGGAAGGTCTGCGGCGATGTAGTCAGTGGATTTGAAGCTGTCTGCGGGGAATGGAGGGAGAAGCTGTTTGGAGCTAATCCTGAAGTCGCCGCTGCATAA
- a CDS encoding DNA-directed RNA polymerase I, II, and III subunit Rpb6 yields MSDYGHDDDVEETFDYEPGEDVFDEEPEEHEGLEVEDGIEGEDYPTTNGDNVVVSGDPNAGYAGKVMEQSREKKVPNDQRTTTPYLTKYERARVLGTRALQISMNAPVLVDLEGETDPLQIAMMELNQKKIPLIIRRYLPDGWYEDWTCEELL; encoded by the exons ATGTCTGACTACGGCCACGACGACGACGTCGAAGAGAC CTTCGACTACGAGCCCGGCGAGGATGTGTTTGATGAGGAGCCGGAGGAACATGAAGGCCTCGAGGTCGAAGACGGGATTGAGGGAGAAGATTACCCCACCACCAACGGCGACAATGTCGTGGTTTCTGGCGACCCCAATGCAGGATACGCAGGAAAAGTGATGGAGCAGTCGCGCGAGAAGAAAGTACCCAACGATCAGCGCACCACCACCCCGTACTTGACCAAGTACGAGCGCGCGCGTGTTCTCGGTACCCGTGCCCTGCAAATCAG TATGAACGCCCCCGTTCTTGTCGACCTCGAGGGTGAAACCGATCCCCTGCAGATCGCTATGATGGAATTGAATCAGAAGAAGATCCCCCTGATCATTCGCCGATACCTGCCCGATGGATG GTATGAGGATTGGACATGCGAGGAGCTGTTGTAG
- a CDS encoding Eukaryotic translation initiation factor 3 subunit EifCa, putative, with amino-acid sequence MPPPPHIKPENVLKRAQELIAVGQAAAALTVLHEHVTSKRTRSSPIASLEPVMLLFVELSVDLRKGKAAKDGLYQYKNIAQNTNVGTIEIVLKKFIELAEQKVTEAQAKADEIQSTLESAAPSSNVEDLEAIETPETILLATVSGEQSRDRTDRAVVTPWLKFLWETYRTVLEILKNNARLEVMYQSTALQAFKFCQKYARKTEFRRLCELLRNHVQNAAKYSSQMHAINLSDADTLQRHLDTRFQQLNVAVELELWQEAFRSIEDIHTLLNLSKRPAKNIMMANYYEKLARIFLVSENYLFHAAAYNRYYNLLRLSSVALASGQSSKKDNPSVTELEMTKAASFVLLSALSIPVISTSRSRGALVDVDEARKNKNTRLTNLLGMATSPTRTVLFRDALNKGLLRRVRPEIRELYNILEVDFHPLSICKKITPILKQIGDDPEMEKYVVPLQQVILTRLFQQLSQVYESVELKFVYELAQFPAPFQITPAMIEKFIMNGCKKGDLAIRVDHISGVLTFDSDVFSSAKAAHAGSGAGSAESEVGSVQRLQHTPAEIARFQVARLAKTLHVACMYVDPSYSQARLQAKQTAQARAIAGATQEHEQTLARRVLIDKKKEAATDALQRKQREEETRKRVRAQQLQDAEKQRLADEQRDRELKRIKDEQDRIRQEELKKQLEELKTGVKGIDVSEIDLDELDANRLRALKLAQLEKEKNELNDRIRTTAKRIDHLERAFRREELKHISADYDAQKKLDKDLYEKQVAEEQREAKEKHAEAVALKHRLGRLVPQFSNFRREVSEKRHEEFEKRRKAAEREFEAKKKQRVKEVQERRRREKQEREEEEARRKEEQERAEREEQERVAREEERRRILIEEKAKRDEQRSKMDETALKQQQREAEAEARRAARKGGYEEPFERTAPRLNIAARTGAAPSSWRERQAAKEASGVPAEPVRAPVRAPVRDEPAPLRKGGYVPPHLRPGASASAGSAPPPPAPHEPRETREALPREAPTERWAPRQPRESSSQSPAPASESKPAAGGKWVPKWKQQQQ; translated from the exons AGCCCCATCGCCTCCCTCGAGCCGGTGATGCTCCTGTTTGTTGAGCTGTCCGTTGACCTTCGCAAGGGCAAGGCCGCCAAGGATGGTCTTTATCAGTACAAGAACATTGCCCAGAACACTAATGTCGGCACTATCGAG ATTGTTCTTAAGAAGTTCATCGAACTCGCCGAGCAAAAGGTTACCGAGGCTCAGGCCAAGGCCGACGAGATTCAGTCGACCCTCGAGTCTGCCGCTCCTTCCTCCAACGTTGAAGATTTGGAGGCCATCGAAACCCCCGAGACCATCCTCCTTGCTACTGTCTCCGGTGAGCAGTCTCGCGACCGTACCGACCGCGCCGTTGTTACCCCTTGGCTCAAATTCCTGTGGGAGACCTACCGCACCGTTCTCGAGATCCTGAAGAACAATGCCCGTCTTGAGGTCATGTACCAGTCGACTGCCCTCCAGGCCTTCAAGTTCTGCCAGAAGTACGCCCGCAAGACCGAGTTCCGTCGTCTGTGTGAGCTTCTGCGCAACCACGTTCAGAATGCCGCCAAGTACTCCTCGCAGATGCACGCCATCAACCTGAGCGACGCTGACACCCTGCAGCGTCATCTCGACACTCGTTTCCAGCAGTTGAACGTTGCTGTTGAGTTGGAGCTGTGGCAGGAGGCTTTCCGCAGCATTGAGGACATCCACACTCTGTTGAACCTCAGCAAGCGCCCCGCCAAGAACATCATGATGGCCAACTACTACGAGAAGCTCGCCCGCATTTTCCTGGTCAGCGAGAACTACCTCTTCCACGCCGCCGCTTACAACCGCTATTACAATCTTCTCCGTCTTTCTTCCGTAGCCCTGGCTAGCGGCCAGAGCTCCAAGAAGGATAACCCATCGGTCACCGAGCTCGAGATGACCAAGGCCGCGTCCTTCGTCCTTCTCTCCGCTCTGTCCATCCCCGTTATCAGCACTTCTCGCTCCCGCGGCGCTTTGGTTGATGTGGATGAAGCTcgcaagaacaagaacaCCCGTCTCACTAACCTTCTCGGCATGGCCACCTCGCCCACCCGTACTGTGCTCTTCCGCGATGCTCTGAACAAGGGTCTGCTCCGCCGTGTGCGTCCCGAAATCCGCGAGTTGTACAACATTCTCGAGGTTGACTTCCACCCTCTGTCCATCTGCAAGAAAATTACTCCCATTCTCAAGCAGATTGGTGACGACCCCGAGATGGAGAAGTACGTTGTGCCTCTGCAGCAGGTCATTCTCACCCGTCTGTTCCAGCAGCTGTCCCAGGTTTACGAGTCCGTTGAGCTCAAGTTTGTCTACGAGCTTGCCCAGTTCCCCGCTCCCTTCCAGATCACCCCCGCCATGATCGAGAAGTTCATCATGAACGGTTGCAAGAAGGGTGATCTCGCTATTCGCGTTGACCACATCTCCGGAGTCTTGACCTTCGACTCCGATGTCTTCTCTTCTGCCAAGGCTGCCCACGCCGGCAGCGGTGCTGGCTCCGCCGAGAGTGAGGTTGGCTCTGTCCAGCGTCTGCAGCACACTCCCGCCGAGATTGCCCGTTTCCAGGTCGCCCGTCTCGCCAAGACTCTCCACGTTGCCTGCATGTACGTTGATCCCTCCTACAGCCAGGCTCGCCTTCAGGCCAAGCAGACTGCTCAGGCCCGCGCCATTGCCGGTGCCACCCAGGAGCATGAGCAGACCCTTGCCCGTCGCGTTCTTAtcgacaagaagaaggaagccGCTACCGATGCCCTGCAGCGCAAGCAGCGTGAGGAGGAGACTCGCAAGCGTGTCCGTGCTCAGCAGCTCCAGGATGCCGAGAAGCAGCGCCTGGCGGATGAGCAGCGTGACCGGGAGCTCAAGCGTATCAAGGATGAGCAAGACCGAATTCGCCAGGAGGAGCTCAAGAAGCAGCTCGAGGAGCTCAAGACTGGTGTTAAGGGTATTGACGTCAGCGAGATCGACCTTGACGAGCTTGATGCCAACCGCCTGCGTGCTTTGAAGCTGGCTCAGCtcgagaaggagaagaatgagCTGAATGACCGTATCCGCACCACTGCTAAGCGTATCGACCACTTGGAGCGTGCCTTCCGTCGCGAGGAACTGAAGCACATCTCCGCCGATTACGATGCTCAGAAGAAGCTCGACAAGGATCTTTACGAGAAGCAAGTTGCCGAGGAGCAGCGCGAGGCCAAGGAGAAGCACGCCGAGGCTGTTGCCCTCAAGCACCGTCTGGGTCGTCTCGTTCCTCAGTTCAGCAACTTCCGCAGAGAAGTTTCCGAGAAGCGCCACGAGGAGTTCGAAAAGCGTCGCAAGGCCGCCGAGCGCGAGTTCGAGGCTAAGAAGAAGCAGCGTGTCAAGGAGGTCCAGGAGCGCCGCCGCCGTGAGAAGCAAGAgcgcgaggaagaggaggctCGTCGcaaggaggagcaggagcgtGCTGAGCGCGAGGAGCAGGAACGCGTCGCCCGCGAGGAGGAGCGCCGCCGTATCTTGATTGAGGAGAAGGCCAAGCGCGATGAACAGCGATC TAAAATGGACGAGACCGCCCTCAAGCAGCAACAGAGAGAGGCCGAAGCCGAAGCCCGCCGCGCGGCTCGCAAGGGTGGATACGAAGAGCCATTCGAACGAACCGCGCCCCGTCTCAATATCGCTGCACGCACTGGAGCCGCCCCCTCGTCCTGGAGAGAACGTCAAGCAGCCAAGGAAGCCAGTGGTGTCCCCGCCGAACCCGTTCGCGCTCCCGTTCGCGCCCCGGTCCGCGATGAGCCCGCCCCTCTCCGCAAGGGTGGATACGTTCCTCCCCACCTGCGCCCCGGTGCCTCCGCCAGCGCTGGATCCGCCCCCCCTCCACCTGCCCCCCACGAGCCCCGTGAAACCCGCGAGGCTCTGCCCCGTGAGGCTCCTACCGAGCGCTGGGCGCCTCGTCAACCCCGTGAATCCTCTTCCCAGTCTCCTGCTCCCGCTTCGGAATCCAAGCCCGCCGCCGGTGGCAAGTGGGTCCCCAAATggaagcagcagcagcagtaA
- a CDS encoding N-acetyltransferase (Nat5), putative, with the protein MSSIERMSPLDLLDLNLTNLDPLTENYDLGFYLNYLNKWPSLFSTVKDHDAGIVGYIMGKLEEQHPAMRHSEHYTPWHGHITVLTVAPAWRRLGFARRLTEQLERGSDSKDAWFVDLYVRAGNKVAYDMYKGMGYSVFRRVVNYYSDDPSGMSETGEDAFDMRKPCSRDKKLEHVRENGENFPVGPEDVM; encoded by the exons ATGAGTTCTATTGAACGCATGTCCCCATTGGACCTGCTAGACCTTAATTTGACCAATCTTGACCCCCTTACTGAGAACTATGATCTCGGCTTCTACTTGAACTACTTGAACAAATGGCCTTCGTTGTTCAGCACCGTCAAGGACCATGATGCTGGCATTGTAGGTTATA TTATGGGAAAACTCGAAGAGCAACACCCTGCAATGCGCCACTCTGAGCACTACACTCCATGGCACGGACACATCACAGTCTTGACCGTCGCCCCAGCCTGGCGTCGTCTCGGATTTGCACGCAGATTGACTGAGCAGCTCGAGCGGGGATCTGACAGTAAAGATGCCTGGTTTGTGGATCTCTACGTTCGCGCCGGAAATAAAGTCGCATATGATATGTACAAAGGAATGGG ATACTCTGTCTTCCGGCGGGTGGTTAATTATTATAGCGATGATCCATCGGGGATGTCGGAGACTGGAGAAGATGCGTTCGATATGCGTAAGCCATGCAGTCGAGATAAGAAGCTTGAGCATGTGCGAGAAAATGGTGAGAATTTCCCTGTCGGACCGGAGGATGTGATGTAA
- a CDS encoding MFS monocarboxylate transporter, putative has product MRLRIQPKVKCKLYWSSALKALEKLACTTFTIVMFMGFLGFCNLLFYVTSYAIEAGIVDSNLGFYLLSILKAASNLGRIVPNFLAEKLGPLNVLTPAAPITTVLALIWIRFHIVPGLIIFAVFYSFVLGGVVSLPPMVMASITPDVQNLGMVFVVTFIGPLIATPIGGAILADTNKVLGAQLLTACCLIVSAVLVTCVRFLRLDPNFHVRALALAVSC; this is encoded by the coding sequence ATGCGCTTGCGTATCCAGCCAAAGGTGAAGTGTAAGCTCTACTGGTCGTCTGCCCTGAAAGCCCTAGAGAAGCTGGCCTGTACTACATTCACCATTGTCATGTTCATGGGTTTCTTGGGTTTCTGCAACTTGCTTTTCTATGTGACGTCTTATGCAATAGAGGCAGGCATTGTAGACTCCAACCTGGGATTCTACCTACTCTCTATACTAAAAGCCGCCTCAAACCTTGGCCGTATTGTGCCAAACTTCCTCGCTGAAAAGCTTGGCCCTTTGAATGTGCTCACGCCTGCCGCGCCTATCACTACCGTCCTCGCATTGATCTGGATCCGTTTTCACATCGTGCCTGGCCTCATCATCTTTGCCGTCTTCTACAGCTTCGTCTTGGGTGGGGTTGTGTCTCTGCCGCCTATGGTCATGGCGAGTATAACTCCGGACGTGCAAAACCTGGGCATGGTTTTTGTGGTCACTTTCATCGGCCCACTGATCGCTACTCCAATTGGTGGTGCAATTCTAGCTGATACAAACAAAGTCCTCGGGGCTCAGCTTCTCACCGCTTGCTGTCTCATTGTCTCTGCGGTTCTTGTGACCTGTGTCAGATTCCTGCGCCTCGATCCCAATTTCCATGTCAGAGCTTTAGCCTTGGCTGTTAGCTGCTGA
- a CDS encoding Zinc finger, C2H2, translating into MAMKRKVSSEGLITPKRHQKQSVLDNSDLIYEENHSDAEYSDPGTPSLMSEDMDGSPMTPFSATSSRRDRFPSEFKTLRCPFEGCDKAFNRPARLKEHIRSHNNERIFKCEAEGCDKTFLRISHLQHHVKSAHTGVRDYVCDYPGCNKSFVNGSRLRRHVATHDGHDTYRCTDYPPCLQTFRKHSTLQKHIMVVHLNHKPFPCTYVDPITKEKCGMAFDKAGNLRTHQSRVHAEKRFTCAECAEQMEAQSSETADDSAKQDVSFPTYASLQNHIRIIHPPSCPQCPLVCSTARGLRRHLEIAHGNVTLEERKIFPCSFPGCGRSFTKQGNLTVHVRTVHDGEKRFVCGETDLSKSTRLDGWDGVGCGKRYGNKVTLEDHIRVAHLGLPNARQRRQEKASLKSTQNSVSTLSALTGQGYAEETGRQIACFYPETCPHRFHRNYDLWVHMTTKHSCTEDEVQNLFMQRALLSDESTPGVNSLGIYGLGYDQDGPSYYQQSYAGGDHSSDVAFGSQSNESSYLPSQPGLDSDYLMQDDFPMSAAAL; encoded by the exons ATGGCCATGAAACGAAAGGTCTCATCAGAGGGGCTCATAACCCCTAAACGACACCAGAAGCAGAGCGTCCTAGACAATTCCG ACTTGATCTATGAGGAAAATCACTCTGACGCCGAGTACTCAGATCCTGGAACTCCAAGCTTAATGAGTGAAGACATGGACGGATCTCCAATGACCCCATTCTCGGCCACCTCTTCCCGCCGTGACCGATTCCCATCCGAGTTCAAAACCCTACGTTGCCCATTCGAAGGGTGCGACAAGGCCTTCAATCGTCCGGCTCGACTCAAGGAGCATATTCGATCACACAACAACGAAAGAATCTTCAAGTGTGAGGCCGAGGGCTGTGATAAGACATTCTTGCGCATTTCTCACCTTCAACATCATGTCAAGAGTGCACATACGGGTGTTCGAGACTACGTTTGCGACTACCCGGGTTGTAATAAGAGCTTTGTGAACGGGTCACGGCTTCGCCGGCATGTCGCTACACACGATGGACATGATACGTATCGATGTACCGACTACCCACCTTGCCTCCAGACATTCCGGAAGCACTCGACGCTACAGAAACACATCATGGTTGTTCACTTGAACCATAAGCCATTTCCATGTACTTATGTGGACCCAATTACCAAAGAGAAATGCGGGATGGCTTTTGACAAGGCTGGTAACCTGCGGACACACCAGAGCAGGGTCCATGCCGAGAAGCGATTCACTTGTGCAGAATGTGCCGAACAGATGGAAGCCCAGTCATCAGAAACGGCCGACGACAGCGCAAAACAGGACGTATCCTTCCCCACGTATGCCAGTCTACAAAATCACATTCGGATTATTCACCCTCCCTCATGTCCCCAGTGTCCGTTGGTTTGTTCCACAGCACGAGGGTTGCGACGCCACCTCGAGATAGCCCACGGCAATGTCACTCTTGAAGAGCGAAAGATATTCCCGTGCTCTTTCCCCGGATGCGGACGCAGCTTCACCAAGCAAGGCAACCTGACCGTCCACGTTCGCACAGTACACGACGGCGAAAAACGGTTTGTCTGCGGTGAAACAGATCTCTCCAAATCCACCAGGCTGGATGGATGGGATGGCGTCGGCTGTGGCAAGCGCTACGGAAACAAGGTGACCCTCGAAGACCACATCCGCGTTGCACACCTGGGTCTTCCGAATGCCAGGCAACGGCGCCAAGAAAAGGCGAGCCTAAAATCGACGCAGAATTCTGTTTCCACTCTTTCCGCTCTCACAGGCCAAGGCTACGCCGAGGAAACAGGACGACAGATCGCATGCTTTTACCCTGAGACGTGCCCACATCGTTTCCATCGCAACTACGATTTGTGGGTACACATGACCACCAAACACAGCTGCACCGAGGACGAGGTCCAGAACCTCTTTATGCAGCGTGCATTGCTTAGCGATGAGTCTACCCCTGGAGTTAACTCGCTGGGAATCTACGGTCTTGGATATGATCAGGATGGCCCGTCTTACTACCAACAATCCTATGCAGGAGGAGACCACTCCTCGGATGTTGCTTTTGGCTCACAGTCGAATGAGTCATCTTATCTCCCTAGTCAACCGGGCTTGGATTCTGATTACTTGATGCAAGACGATTTCCCAATGAGTGCGGCGGCTCTTTGA